One Spinacia oleracea cultivar Varoflay chromosome 4, BTI_SOV_V1, whole genome shotgun sequence DNA segment encodes these proteins:
- the LOC110801880 gene encoding serine/threonine-protein kinase UCNL translates to MEPHPKNLNIENIRAIKVLGKGAMGTVFLAHDSDSDPDATTPFALKVVEKSLLYHKHNDAQRRARWEMSVLATMKNHPFLPTLLGSFETHELMGWAVPFCCGGDLNVLRYTQNDRVFSSAAIKFYLAQIVCALAHLHSMGIAYRDLKPENVLVQSSGHVTLTDFDLSRKLSSFRKKKPVSLGSSEMDMAFFKECKPPPPPPPPRRNNLTRILTYGANIDTGLRKPKSARVSPRRASFAAGKRSNSFVGTEEYVSPEVVRGEGHEFGVDWWALGILAYEMLYGRTPFRGKNRKETFRNVLMIKPEFIGKRTSLTDLIERLLEKDPNKRLGHFRGAEEIKEHEFFKGLRWDLLTEVERPPIVPATVDVDLTNVVTFDVREYFPKSRLPPSLPPSPGRTLSSLSEERVSLTEF, encoded by the coding sequence ATGGAGCCCCACCCGAAAAACCTCAACATAGAAAACATACGGGCAATCAAAGTCCTCGGAAAAGGCGCAATGGGTACCGTATTCTTAGCCCACGATTCCGACTCCGACCCGGATGCAACCACCCCTTTCGCCCTCAAAGTAGTCGAGAAATCGCTACTTTACCACAAACACAACGACGCCCAACGCCGTGCACGGTGGGAAATGTCGGTGTTAGCCACCATGAAAAACCACCCATTCCTCCCTACGTTACTGGGCTCATTCGAGACCCATGAGTTGATGGGCTGGGCTGTCCCGTTTTGCTGCGGCGGTGATCTGAATGTTCTCCGGTACACCCAAAACGACCGCGTTTTTAGCTCCGCCGCGATTAAATTCTACCTGGCTCAGATCGTGTGTGCTCTTGCGCATCTTCATAGTATGGGGATTGCGTATCGGGATTTGAAGCCGGAGAATGTTCTGGTGCAAAGCTCCGGTCACGTGACACTCACGGACTTTGATCTTTCGAGGAAGTTGTCGTCGTTTCGGAAGAAGAAGCCGGTAAGTTTGGGTTCTTCCGAAATGGATATGGCTTTTTTTAAGGAGTGTAAGCCTCCGCCACCGCCGCCACCACCGCGACGGAACAACTTAACCCGAATTCTAACATACGGAGCTAATATCGATACCGGTCTAAGAAAGCCGAAATCCGCCCGTGTTTCACCCAGGAGAGCGAGTTTCGCCGCCGGAAAACGCTCAAATTCCTTCGTCGGCACGGAGGAGTACGTTTCGCCGGAGGTGGTGAGAGGTGAAGGTCACGAGTTCGGCGTTGACTGGTGGGCCCTTGGTATTCTCGCATACGAGATGTTATACGGTAGAACACCGTTTCGTGGCAAAAACAGAAAAGAAACGTTTCGAAACGTGTTAATGATAAAACCGGAGTTCATCGGAAAACGGACGTCACTTACAGATTTGATCGAACGGTTGTTAGAGAAAGACCCGAATAAACGGTTGGGTCATTTTAGAGGGGCGGAGGAGATTAAAGAACATGAGTTTTTTAAAGGGTTGAGGTGGGACCTACTAACGGAAGTTGAACGGCCGCCGATTGTTCCGGCGACGGTTGACGTCGACTTAACGAATGTCGTAACGTTTGACGTACGTGAATATTTTCCCAAGTCGAGGTTGCCGCCGTCATTGCCGCCGTCGCCGGGGCGGACTTTGTCCTCCTTGTCGGAGGAAAGGGTTTCACTAACGGAATTCTGA